The Bernardetia litoralis DSM 6794 genome includes a window with the following:
- a CDS encoding TonB-dependent receptor translates to MKNLSLSLYLVFAFSLLFSFSFSTFSFAQNTDTYSISGTVKDTKGENLIGATVLLNFNNGSFSKGTITNLNGEFSISNLSSQVGEYTLKVSYIGYQTTEKAIDLSANTVLDIVLPSGKTLSEIVIKSYREYPVTLTELNEKEIEKRNLGQDLPILLQYTPSVVSTSDAGAGVGYTGMRIRGSDATRTNVTVNGIPMNDAESQGTFWVNMPDFASSASSVQIQRGVGTSVNGAGAFGASVNIATQEPQDEAGAEISNSFGSFNTFRHNVQFHTGLLKDRIKFSGRLSKITSDGFIDEAFSDLKSYFVSGVYQNKVGTSIKLNMFGGREQTFQAWNGVPQEILDEGNRTYNELAGYDNEIDNYGQDHYQFIFDQKINQNLTANIALHYTRGKGYFEQFKSDEDFSDYGLEEIVFNDSVTINTTDLIRRRWLDNHFYGTVFNLNYESSQTKGNESTLTAIIGGGYNIYEGGHYGEIIWAQYASNSSIRQKYYDNDATKKDFNVFAKVNYQVVENLFAFADLQIRSIDYDFLGFDNDLSNIEQNASLSFFNPKFGLTYKLDNHRFYGSWARANREPNRDDFTESTPTTRPDAERLDNIELGWNGRFEKLTLSANYYLMSYTDQLILTGQVNDVGSYTRQNVDKSSRTGVEIVANYDFSKKFSWSANATFSQNKIKAFSEYLDDYDNGGQVEINYGETDIAFSPSIIAANTFSFHPVDGFSINLLSKYVSEQFLDNTSTDTRKLDAYFVNDLQLVYNFSYKYFKNIEVNLLVNNILSEEYESNGYTYGYIYGGETTRQNYFYPQAGRNFLVGLKLNF, encoded by the coding sequence ATGAAAAATTTATCCTTAAGCCTATATTTGGTTTTTGCTTTTTCTCTCCTATTTTCTTTCTCATTCTCTACTTTTTCTTTTGCTCAAAATACAGACACCTATTCCATTAGTGGAACTGTAAAAGATACAAAAGGAGAAAATTTAATTGGTGCAACTGTTCTTTTAAACTTCAACAATGGAAGTTTTAGTAAAGGAACAATTACTAATCTAAACGGAGAATTTAGCATTTCAAATCTCTCTTCTCAAGTAGGAGAATATACCTTGAAAGTTTCTTATATCGGCTATCAGACCACAGAAAAGGCGATTGATTTAAGTGCTAATACTGTTCTTGATATTGTTTTGCCATCTGGCAAAACGCTTTCTGAAATTGTCATCAAATCGTACCGAGAATATCCTGTTACACTTACCGAACTCAATGAAAAAGAAATCGAAAAACGTAACTTAGGGCAAGATTTGCCTATTTTATTGCAATATACACCTTCGGTTGTGAGTACATCTGATGCTGGTGCAGGTGTAGGTTATACAGGTATGCGAATCCGTGGTAGTGATGCAACACGCACAAACGTAACTGTAAATGGAATCCCTATGAATGATGCAGAATCACAAGGAACATTTTGGGTAAATATGCCTGATTTTGCTAGTTCGGCTAGTTCTGTTCAGATTCAAAGAGGAGTTGGAACTTCTGTAAATGGTGCAGGTGCTTTTGGTGCTTCTGTAAATATTGCAACCCAAGAGCCACAAGATGAAGCAGGTGCAGAAATTAGCAATTCTTTCGGTTCATTTAATACTTTTCGTCATAATGTGCAGTTTCATACAGGACTTTTAAAAGATAGAATTAAATTTTCGGGTCGTCTTTCAAAAATTACTTCTGATGGATTTATTGATGAAGCCTTTTCAGATTTGAAATCCTATTTTGTTTCTGGTGTTTATCAAAATAAAGTCGGAACGAGTATCAAACTTAATATGTTTGGAGGAAGAGAACAAACTTTTCAGGCGTGGAATGGTGTTCCACAAGAAATTTTAGACGAAGGAAACCGTACTTATAACGAGCTTGCAGGGTACGATAATGAAATTGACAATTATGGACAAGACCATTATCAATTTATTTTTGACCAAAAAATTAATCAGAATCTAACGGCAAATATAGCATTACACTATACTAGAGGAAAAGGATATTTTGAGCAATTCAAATCTGATGAAGATTTTTCTGATTATGGTTTGGAAGAAATCGTATTTAATGATTCTGTTACCATCAACACAACTGATTTGATTCGTCGTCGTTGGTTGGACAATCATTTTTATGGAACTGTTTTTAATCTAAATTATGAAAGTAGCCAAACAAAAGGCAATGAATCTACTTTGACTGCAATTATTGGAGGTGGATATAATATTTATGAAGGTGGACATTATGGAGAAATTATTTGGGCGCAATATGCTTCAAATAGCTCTATTCGTCAAAAATATTATGACAATGATGCAACTAAAAAAGATTTTAATGTATTTGCAAAAGTAAATTATCAAGTAGTAGAAAATCTTTTTGCATTTGCTGACCTTCAAATCAGAAGTATTGATTATGACTTTTTAGGCTTTGATAATGATTTGAGTAACATAGAACAAAATGCAAGTCTTTCGTTTTTTAATCCAAAATTTGGTTTGACTTACAAATTAGATAATCATCGTTTTTATGGTTCTTGGGCTAGAGCCAACAGAGAGCCAAATCGTGATGATTTTACAGAATCTACGCCAACTACTCGCCCAGATGCCGAACGTTTGGATAACATAGAATTGGGCTGGAATGGTCGTTTTGAAAAACTTACTTTATCAGCAAATTATTATTTGATGAGTTATACAGACCAACTTATTTTGACTGGTCAAGTAAATGATGTTGGTTCTTATACTCGTCAGAATGTAGATAAAAGTTCTCGTACAGGAGTGGAAATTGTGGCAAATTATGACTTTAGCAAAAAGTTTTCTTGGTCGGCAAATGCTACTTTTAGTCAAAATAAAATCAAAGCCTTTTCAGAATATTTGGATGATTATGACAATGGAGGACAAGTAGAAATCAATTATGGAGAAACAGATATTGCTTTTTCGCCTTCAATTATTGCTGCAAATACATTTAGTTTTCATCCTGTTGATGGTTTTTCTATCAATCTTTTATCAAAATATGTAAGTGAGCAATTTTTGGATAACACAAGCACAGACACAAGAAAATTAGATGCTTATTTTGTAAATGATTTACAATTGGTTTATAACTTTTCCTATAAATATTTCAAAAATATAGAGGTTAATCTGCTTGTAAATAATATTTTAAGTGAAGAATACGAAAGCAATGGTTATACCTATGGATATATTTATGGAGGAGAAACTACTCGTCAAAATTATTTCTATCCACAGGCTGGGCGTAATTTCTTAGTCGGTTTGAAACTTAATTTTTAA
- a CDS encoding phosphoribosylanthranilate isomerase: MSFPLIKVCGMRDVQNIEQIASLCPDFLGFIFYPRSKRYVRQSDLSTEDLDKLLPKNLPTSIKRVGVFVESPNVEVEKIVKQWKLDFVQLHGNESPIFCKKLKGKGIKIIKVFSIGKEGISIPMMREYEDFVDYFLFDTQTPEYGGSGNKFDWDTLKTYNLETPFMLSGGISLEDVEKLKGYIHHKCIGFDVNSKFESTPAYKNPVLVEEFINLMKE, from the coding sequence ATGTCTTTTCCTCTCATAAAAGTTTGTGGAATGCGTGATGTTCAAAATATTGAGCAAATAGCTTCCCTTTGTCCTGATTTTTTAGGCTTTATCTTTTACCCTCGTTCGAAGCGTTATGTTCGTCAATCGGATTTGAGTACTGAAGATTTAGATAAGTTATTGCCTAAAAATTTGCCTACTTCTATCAAACGAGTGGGGGTTTTTGTGGAATCTCCAAATGTTGAAGTAGAAAAAATTGTGAAGCAATGGAAATTAGATTTTGTACAACTTCATGGAAATGAGTCGCCTATTTTTTGTAAAAAATTAAAAGGCAAAGGAATCAAAATTATCAAAGTTTTTTCGATAGGAAAAGAAGGGATTTCTATTCCTATGATGCGTGAATATGAGGATTTTGTAGATTATTTTTTGTTTGATACCCAAACACCAGAATATGGAGGAAGTGGAAATAAATTTGATTGGGACACGCTTAAAACATACAATTTAGAAACTCCTTTTATGCTAAGTGGAGGAATTTCTTTAGAAGATGTTGAAAAATTGAAAGGCTATATTCATCACAAATGTATCGGTTTTGATGTCAATAGTAAATTCGAAAGTACGCCTGCTTACAAAAATCCTGTTTTGGTAGAAGAGTTTATAAACTTAATGAAAGAATAA
- a CDS encoding thioredoxin fold domain-containing protein encodes MKKYFLTLVALFFVTFLANAQSTETAPAKVIAVVFHADWCPYCVKLSDKIESIKADVDLSNVEFIEFDFTDKKTKKATEAFASEKNVQTVLENNQGTGFLVLIDAETKEELVKITGKDSEKTIKESFEKYVN; translated from the coding sequence ATGAAAAAGTATTTTTTAACTCTTGTAGCTCTATTTTTTGTTACCTTTCTTGCTAATGCACAAAGCACAGAAACAGCACCAGCTAAAGTAATTGCTGTTGTTTTTCATGCTGATTGGTGTCCTTATTGTGTCAAACTTTCTGATAAAATTGAAAGTATAAAAGCTGATGTAGATTTGTCAAATGTAGAATTTATTGAATTTGACTTTACAGATAAAAAAACTAAAAAAGCTACTGAAGCTTTTGCAAGTGAGAAAAATGTACAAACAGTATTAGAAAACAATCAAGGTACAGGTTTTTTAGTATTAATTGATGCTGAAACAAAAGAAGAATTAGTTAAAATCACTGGAAAAGACAGCGAAAAAACAATCAAAGAATCTTTTGAGAAATATGTAAACTAA
- a CDS encoding DUF3575 domain-containing protein: MKKLFFTLLCLTFFQMSLAQQVIIKTNPLNPILGRYTLGLEVAITEHSSLSLLVSRSNLSFDKFDYETSNGSEVGGELELTSWGFMPEYRYYISEQALKGFYIGSYANYARMELDISVNGGTDETSGYANAKFNNYGLGIMTGYNFLINDQFSIDVFGGLGGFWYNLSKVNIKYQNDDVVEEKIPIPIAGLFPRIGVNLGYAF; encoded by the coding sequence ATGAAAAAACTTTTTTTTACTTTGCTTTGCCTTACATTTTTTCAAATGAGTCTAGCACAACAAGTAATCATCAAAACAAACCCATTAAATCCTATTTTGGGGCGTTATACACTAGGGTTGGAGGTTGCCATTACAGAACATTCATCTTTAAGTTTATTAGTTAGTCGTTCCAATTTAAGTTTTGATAAATTTGATTATGAAACAAGCAATGGCTCAGAAGTAGGTGGAGAATTAGAACTGACGAGCTGGGGATTTATGCCTGAATATCGTTATTATATCAGTGAACAAGCATTAAAAGGTTTTTATATTGGTTCGTATGCAAATTATGCACGAATGGAATTGGATATTTCAGTAAATGGTGGCACAGATGAAACGAGTGGATATGCAAATGCAAAATTTAATAATTATGGATTAGGAATAATGACAGGTTATAATTTTTTGATAAATGACCAATTTTCAATTGATGTTTTTGGTGGATTAGGTGGTTTTTGGTACAATTTAAGTAAAGTTAATATCAAATATCAAAATGATGACGTTGTAGAAGAAAAAATACCTATTCCTATTGCTGGTCTTTTTCCACGTATTGGTGTAAATTTAGGTTATGCTTTTTAA
- a CDS encoding glycosyltransferase family 39 protein, translated as MRLTFIWWGAYIYYPNPFYFGDSLSYTQAFLNLWHKGIYSFDLTNPDAYFGRLPAYPLFYGLHYIIFGEKYVYLALAHSQAIIEILAISSLFFTLKRISTINAAYIGTFLYVFYPFTIIWITPVFTESIATSLTIIFFYLIYNLKRNNWYPVYLSVFIALCFYTREYLGILIVSAGIGYIIFSKDFKEFLKWTLVSSLVFGSLYSLWPIRNYITTGRVIWIKTVTSGYNTFNLDMINSRQWLYAWTDSANYVLEYMYDKNNIVEKGKPIYLPSDVAPTQKDENRIYDIMNQSMQCGSSFRLWQKQPPLPTNKDCTKEVARLYDSLFYTYKSNNPVKYYISVPSKNLYKSFFKTSISDSKYSSSKSNDNLSKNLSVKTKNIIIELLFNYRTFLILVGFTTLFILSIKQKNTLPISFFILFMYFFITSVIRQVEMRYLLQADTLLLLFSAIGFDYCLNLIQKKSKNKLN; from the coding sequence TTGCGTTTAACTTTTATTTGGTGGGGAGCATATATCTATTATCCGAATCCCTTTTATTTTGGAGATTCATTGTCTTATACACAAGCATTTCTAAACCTATGGCATAAAGGAATCTATTCTTTTGATTTGACTAATCCAGATGCTTATTTTGGTAGACTGCCAGCTTATCCACTTTTTTATGGTTTACACTATATTATTTTTGGGGAAAAATATGTTTATTTAGCTTTAGCTCATTCTCAAGCCATCATTGAAATTTTAGCTATTAGTAGTTTATTTTTTACCTTAAAAAGAATAAGTACAATCAATGCAGCTTATATTGGTACTTTTTTATATGTTTTTTATCCTTTTACAATCATTTGGATAACTCCTGTTTTTACAGAATCTATTGCAACTTCTTTGACTATTATCTTCTTTTATTTAATCTATAATCTAAAAAGAAATAATTGGTATCCTGTCTATCTGAGTGTTTTTATTGCTTTATGTTTTTATACTAGAGAATATCTAGGTATTTTGATAGTTTCAGCTGGAATTGGTTATATTATTTTTTCAAAAGATTTTAAAGAATTTTTAAAATGGACACTTGTCTCAAGTCTTGTTTTTGGAAGTCTTTATTCTCTTTGGCCAATTCGGAATTACATCACAACAGGGCGAGTAATCTGGATAAAAACCGTTACATCTGGCTATAATACATTTAATTTGGATATGATTAATTCTCGTCAGTGGTTGTATGCTTGGACAGATTCAGCCAATTATGTACTTGAATATATGTACGACAAAAATAATATAGTTGAAAAGGGAAAACCTATTTATTTGCCTTCCGATGTTGCACCGACTCAAAAAGATGAAAATCGAATTTATGATATTATGAATCAATCTATGCAATGTGGTAGTTCATTTAGGTTATGGCAAAAGCAGCCTCCTTTACCAACAAACAAAGATTGTACAAAGGAAGTTGCTAGGCTTTATGACAGTCTTTTTTATACTTATAAAAGTAATAATCCTGTAAAATATTATATTTCTGTTCCATCCAAAAATCTATATAAATCTTTTTTTAAAACTTCTATTAGTGATTCTAAATATTCCTCTTCTAAGTCAAATGATAATTTATCAAAAAATTTGTCTGTAAAAACAAAAAATATAATAATAGAATTATTATTTAATTATCGTACTTTTTTAATTTTAGTAGGTTTTACAACCTTATTTATACTTTCTATAAAACAAAAAAATACTTTACCTATTTCATTTTTCATTCTATTTATGTACTTTTTTATCACTTCTGTTATTAGACAAGTAGAAATGCGTTATTTATTACAAGCAGATACTCTTCTATTATTATTTTCAGCTATTGGGTTTGATTATTGCTTAAATCTGATTCAGAAAAAATCTAAAAATAAATTAAATTGA
- a CDS encoding MarC family protein yields MEFNFKDIASVSLILFSVIDILGSIPIIIDLRKKNNGELKALQATIVSGILMVAFLFLGQEILSLFGLDVASFAIAGGLIMFLLGLEMVLGIDFFKSDPETSHSTVVPLAFPLIAGAGTMTTLISLRAEYSQASVLISVLINLIVIYAVLRASKWIDKKLGATGKAVLRKVFGIILLAISIKLIKTNIILG; encoded by the coding sequence ATTTAATTTTAAAGACATTGCTTCTGTCTCCCTTATTTTATTTTCTGTCATTGATATTTTGGGTTCAATTCCTATTATTATTGATTTGCGCAAAAAAAATAATGGAGAACTCAAAGCCTTACAAGCAACAATTGTTTCAGGTATTTTGATGGTGGCATTTTTATTTTTAGGACAAGAGATTTTATCTCTTTTTGGTCTTGATGTTGCTTCATTTGCTATTGCAGGTGGTTTGATTATGTTTCTGCTTGGTTTAGAAATGGTTTTGGGAATAGATTTTTTTAAATCAGACCCAGAAACAAGCCATTCTACGGTTGTTCCTTTGGCTTTTCCACTTATTGCAGGTGCAGGAACAATGACAACACTAATTTCGCTTCGTGCCGAATATTCTCAAGCAAGTGTTTTGATTAGTGTTTTAATCAATTTAATAGTTATTTATGCTGTTTTGCGTGCTTCAAAATGGATTGATAAAAAATTAGGTGCAACAGGAAAAGCTGTTTTACGCAAAGTTTTTGGCATTATTCTTCTAGCTATTTCTATAAAACTTATCAAAACAAATATCATTTTAGGATAA